The Terracoccus luteus genome includes a region encoding these proteins:
- a CDS encoding NUDIX hydrolase: protein MPIPPFIVELRERIGHDLLWLPGITAVVLREGERGTQVLLIRRSDDGAWTPVTGIVDPGENPHVAAVREVLEEASVVAEVERLVWVRATPVVTHQNGDIAQYLDHTFRCRWVSGDPTPGDDEATDAGWFDLDDLPDMRPVFTERIACALAAPGDVRLG, encoded by the coding sequence GAGCGCATCGGGCACGACCTCCTGTGGCTGCCTGGCATCACCGCGGTCGTGCTCCGCGAGGGCGAGCGGGGCACGCAGGTGCTGCTCATCCGCCGCAGCGACGACGGCGCCTGGACGCCCGTCACCGGCATCGTCGACCCCGGTGAGAACCCCCACGTCGCCGCCGTGCGCGAGGTGCTCGAGGAGGCCAGCGTCGTCGCGGAGGTCGAGCGGCTCGTGTGGGTCCGGGCGACACCGGTCGTCACTCACCAGAACGGCGATATCGCCCAGTACCTCGACCACACCTTCCGCTGCCGGTGGGTGTCGGGAGACCCGACCCCGGGCGACGACGAGGCCACCGACGCCGGGTGGTTCGACCTCGACGACCTGCCCGACATGCGCCCCGTCTTCACCGAGCGCATCGCCTGCGCGCTGGCCGCGCCCGGCGACGTCCGGCTGGGCTGA
- a CDS encoding 3-keto-5-aminohexanoate cleavage protein, whose protein sequence is MIKACLNGSRTKGEHPRVPVNPAELAAAAAGAVEAGAFMVHVHPRDDWGAETLDTRHIVSACLAIRRRLPDVRISVSTRDGIVENARAKAAHIAEWPTADKGGPDCASVNWHEEGAAEVAEALRDSGIGVEAGIWTPYAASRFVATNWPFEVERVLVELMPGVSPGSDGRWAADRVLAALGMRTAPLVVHGERHWAWPVLRWAQAAGHDVRIGLEDTLLLPTGREAHDNAALVTEALRTEGGTPSQWPPP, encoded by the coding sequence ATGATCAAGGCCTGCCTCAACGGCTCCCGCACCAAGGGCGAGCACCCGCGCGTGCCCGTCAACCCGGCCGAGCTCGCCGCCGCGGCGGCCGGGGCGGTCGAGGCCGGCGCCTTCATGGTGCACGTCCACCCGCGCGACGACTGGGGCGCCGAGACACTCGACACCCGGCACATCGTCTCAGCGTGCCTCGCCATCCGCCGACGGCTGCCCGACGTGCGCATCAGCGTCTCCACGCGCGACGGCATCGTCGAGAACGCCCGGGCCAAGGCGGCGCACATCGCGGAGTGGCCGACGGCCGACAAGGGCGGGCCCGATTGCGCCAGCGTCAACTGGCACGAGGAGGGCGCGGCCGAGGTCGCGGAAGCGTTGCGCGACAGTGGGATCGGCGTCGAGGCGGGCATCTGGACCCCGTACGCCGCCTCCCGTTTCGTCGCCACCAACTGGCCGTTCGAGGTCGAGCGCGTGCTCGTCGAGCTCATGCCCGGCGTCAGTCCCGGCTCCGACGGGCGGTGGGCGGCCGACCGCGTCCTCGCCGCCCTCGGCATGCGCACCGCCCCACTCGTCGTCCACGGTGAGAGGCACTGGGCCTGGCCCGTGCTGCGCTGGGCGCAGGCCGCGGGTCACGACGTCCGCATCGGGCTCGAGGACACCCTTCTGCTGCCCACCGGTCGCGAGGCCCACGACAACGCCGCCCTCGTCACCGAGGCCCTGCGCACCGAGGGCGGCACCCCGTCGCAGTGGCCACCGCCCTGA
- a CDS encoding o-succinylbenzoate synthase: MGAVDTDRLPDASALVAGAHVVSLPMRTRFRGITTREALLLEGPHGWGEFSPFVEYDDEESSRWLAAALESGWSSWPEPRRDAVAVNATVPAVTPDAVPAVLARFDGCTTAKVKVAEPGQSVDDDVDRVAAVREAMGSSAGIRVDANGHWDLDTAVDALARLSRYGLEYAEQPCRTVDELAQLRKTLARNGIDVRVAADESIRKADDPLRVARLEAADVVVVKVAPLGGVGPALEIIDACGLPAVVSSALDTGVGISAGVALAAALPDLTFACGLGTVGLLEHDVVDPPVVPVRGLLHPGRVTPDPDLLSRAAAPADRDQWWRERLARCLPLALSRLASRP, from the coding sequence ATGGGCGCCGTCGACACGGACCGCCTCCCCGACGCCTCGGCTCTCGTGGCCGGCGCCCACGTCGTCAGCCTCCCGATGCGCACCCGTTTCCGCGGCATCACCACCCGCGAGGCGCTGCTGCTCGAGGGTCCTCACGGGTGGGGCGAGTTCTCCCCGTTCGTCGAGTACGACGACGAGGAGTCGAGCCGGTGGCTGGCCGCGGCGCTGGAGTCCGGGTGGTCGTCGTGGCCGGAGCCCCGACGTGACGCGGTGGCCGTCAACGCGACCGTCCCCGCCGTCACGCCGGATGCCGTACCGGCCGTCCTCGCGCGGTTCGACGGCTGCACCACGGCCAAGGTCAAGGTGGCCGAGCCCGGTCAGTCCGTCGACGACGACGTCGACCGCGTGGCCGCCGTGCGCGAGGCGATGGGCTCGTCGGCCGGCATCCGCGTCGACGCCAACGGTCACTGGGACCTCGACACCGCCGTCGACGCCCTCGCCCGGCTGTCCCGGTATGGCCTCGAGTACGCCGAGCAGCCGTGCCGCACCGTCGACGAGCTGGCCCAGCTGCGAAAGACGCTGGCCCGCAACGGCATCGACGTGCGCGTCGCCGCCGACGAGTCGATCCGCAAGGCCGACGACCCCCTCCGGGTGGCCCGGCTCGAGGCGGCCGACGTCGTCGTCGTCAAGGTGGCGCCGCTGGGTGGCGTCGGTCCCGCACTCGAGATCATCGACGCGTGCGGGCTGCCGGCCGTCGTCTCCTCCGCCCTCGACACCGGTGTGGGCATCTCCGCCGGGGTCGCCCTCGCCGCCGCCCTGCCCGACCTGACGTTCGCCTGCGGCCTCGGCACCGTCGGCCTGCTCGAGCACGACGTCGTCGACCCGCCGGTCGTGCCCGTCCGCGGTCTGCTGCACCCCGGACGCGTCACGCCCGACCCCGACCTGCTCAGCCGGGCCGCTGCCCCCGCCGACCGAGACCAGTGGTGGCGCGAGCGCCTCGCCCGCTGCCTCCCGCTCGCCCTGTCGCGGCTCGCGTCCCGGCCATGA